GGGTGCGGGTGGATGGCTCATAGAAGAGATTAAGAACCGTGATGCCGCGCAGGGTGGGGACTTTCTTTATGGGGCGCTCGATGATTTCGCGAAATGTTTCGGCCGTGTCGAGAATCAGAGTGATCTCCTCGGCTGTCGCGTCCTCCAACCCCAGAAGATGGCGTGAACGCAATTGCATTACTTCTTACCCCCTTTCTTGCCCGATTTCAAGGCTTTCTTGATTTCGGAAGGGCTCTTTTTCATACCGGATTTGGCCACTACTACTATTTCCTGACCATCCTTTTCCATGAGGCGGACCAGGACCCGGTCATCTTTTGAGGTCGGGATATTCTTGCCGACAAAATCGGGCCGGATGGGAAGTTCGCGATGGCCGCGGTCGATGAGAACGGCCAGCTGTATCGAGCGGGGACGGCCGAAATCAATGATCTGGTCGAGAGCGGCACGGATGGTGCGGCCGGTGAAAAGAACATCGTCCACCAGAATGACATTACGGTCAACCACATCGAAGAGGATTTCGGTTCGCTGAATCACCGGCTGATCGAGCTTGGAATGGACATCATCACGATAAAGGTTAATATCCATAAGGCCGACCGGAATCTCTATTCCTTCGATTTCCTTAATCCTATCGGCTACCCGTTTGGCAATATCGGCCCCGCGGTTCAGGATACCGATCAAAACCAGCGTCTCAGCGCCGCTGTTTTTTTCCAGAATCTCATGGGAGATGCGGATAATAGCGCGGGCGATATCCTTTTCATCCATCAAGGTTTCGATTTTCTCTTTGGTCAAATTACCTCCTATAAAGCAAAATAGTGTCAACCGCAGAATTAAAGGAGAAAATGAAACTTCTGTACTCTTGAGAAGCCCAAGATGATGACTGAGCGAGGACTTTCATTTTTTCCTTTAGCCGCCTCTCGTGCGGCCTTAAAAGGTTAAAATCAATGCGATAATATTCAAATTCGGGGTTTCGTCAAGCGATATTTTCGGAGATAAAGCAAATTGTCAGCCTTATGCCTTAAGCCTTTGTCGCTGAAGTTGATAAGGTTTGTGCTTATGTGATGATAGAGGCCAGTTCGGATTCGGTTAAAAAGCGCCATTTGCCCAGTTGCTCGTTCTGATATGAGATTATTTCAGGACAAGAGAGATAAGCGGAATAATCATGCCAGCGAAAAAAATCCTTTTTGCCTGTCATGCATTCTATGGCTCCGTCTTTCAGGGCGATAATCCTGTCGGTCAGCTGGAGGATAATATTCCCATAATGGGATATGATTATTATACCGATTCCTTTGCTCCGCAATTTTCCGACCATTTCCACAAAACGCGCGACGCCATCAGCATCAAGGCCGCACGTCGGCTCATCGAAGAAGATAAATGCGGGTGTCAAAGAGAGGATGGTGCCGAAGGCCAGCCGCCGTTTCTCCCCGCCCGAAAGAGTGAACGGATCACGCCCGGCGAATTTTTCCCTGGTCAGCCCGATCAGCCGGTAACTGTCATCGGCCAGCGCATCTATTTCCGGAAGGTGCAGATTTTCCGCCGCAAATTTTATCTCCCTGTCAACGGTGGGAAGAAAAAACTGTCTTTCAGGGTGCTGGAACGAAATCGCCACCGCGCCGGGACCAGGCTTAAAGTTGCTGTATTGCACCGTTCCCTTATCCGGCTTGAGAAGACCGGCCAGAAGCTGGATAAGGGTTGACTTGCCGCTTCCGGAACAGCCGACCAGACCATAGATGCAATTGCTCTCAATAGAAAGATTAATTCCCTGGAATAGAGCATTGTCTTTTCGATTACCATAGGTAAACCAGACCGATTTGAGCGAGATTCCTTTAGGCTTTTCCGCAAGCCCCTGGTTGATGCTTTCAACCATAGGTTTGTCTTTCGGAAAACCGATCTCGGCTTTTATTCGGTACCTCAAGGGGACATCAAGCCCGACGGACAGGCAGAGCGCGACCTGTGAGAATATTTCCTGTGGGCTTCCATCCGCCAAGACTCCGCCTTCCCTGAAGACAATGACCCTACCGTATTCCTCAGCTACATAATCGTATTGTGTTATGCGGAGAACAGTCAGGTCTGACTTATGTTCGAGAAGCTTTCTAACTGCGGCGCCGAGGAGTTTCTTCCCCGATTCATCCAGATAGGAGCCCGGTTCATCAAGCACCAGAATCTCCGGCTCAGAAATCATGACCGCGGCTAAAGCCAGTTTCTGCTTTTCTCCGCCGGAGAGTCCCGAGGTGAGCCAGCGGTGCATATGCGACAATCCAAAAAACTCCAGCGACCGGTCGACCCTCTCGGCAATTTTCGGTTGTTCGACATTCAGATTCTCCAGGGAGAAAGCAACCTCGCGTTCCACGGTGGTGGATACGAGCTGATTGTCCGGATTCTGAAAAACCATACCGACAATCTGCTTAAGATGCCGGCTGTCCTGCTCAACAGATGGATCCAGCCCGCACACTCTGATTTCACCCGAGGTCGGTTTCAAAATACCGTTGATCAGCAGGGCAAAAGTGGTTTTCCCGGAGCCATTGTTGCCGATAAGGGCGACTCTCTCGCCGGAAGCAATGGTGAGAGTCAAATCATCAATTGCCTTTGTACCGTCAGGGTAGATATATGTCACATGGTCGAACTTTATCATAAAAAAATCCGCCGACGGCTTAATAAAAGCCATCGGCGGCAATAATCAAGTCAATTCGTTCGGTCATCCCTTATGGCAGACATCAAGCTCCCGCGCGGCTTTTACTTCATCGAGCCGCCGAACCGGCGTGGTAAAGGGCGCATGATGCAGTTTTTCGGGATCGGATTGGGCTTCTCCGGCGATGGCGATCAAAGCCCTGGCAAAAGCCTCGAGAGTCTCGCGGCTTTCGGTTTCAGTCGGTTCAATCATAAATGCTTCCGGTACAATCAGCGGGAAATAGACCGTGGGAGCGTGGAAGCCGTAATCCAATAATCGCTTGGCCAAGTCAAGGGCCCTGGCGCCTGCCTTCTTCTGCCGATTGCAGGAAAGAACAAATTCATGCTGGCAGGTTCGGTCATAGGGAATGTCAAAGTCATTCCTAAGAAGGGCCTTAAGATAGTTGGCATTCAAGACGGCGTTGTCGGAAACCCGCCGCAATCCTCCGGCTCCAAGCGCTCTGATATAGGTATAGGCTCGAATGCAGTTGGCAAAATTCCCATAGAAGGTATGCACCCGGCCGATCGATTTGGGGCGATTATAATCGAGAAAGAGGCGGTCATTCTCCTGCGGATTTTTTCCAATGACGGGCACCGGCAGAAATGGCGCCAGTTTGGCCACAACTCCGACTCCTCCCGCTCCCGGCCCACCGCCACCGTGCGGAGTGGAGAAAGTTTTATGGAGATTGAAGTGCAGGATATCGAAGCCGATCTTCCCCGGCCTGACAATTCCCAACTGGGCGTTGAGATTTGCGCCATCCATATAGAGGAGAGCGCCCGCCTTGTGAACGATCTCGGCAATCTTTTCGATTTCCGATTCAAACAGCCCGAGAGTATTGGGATTGGTCAGCATCAGAGCGGCCGTATCGCTGTCAATCGCGGCGGCCACTGTTTCCGGAGAAATTATGCCGTTCTCGTTCGATTTAATTTGCACCGTTTCATATCCGACCATCGTTACCGAGGCGGGGTTGGTTCCATGGGCGGAATCAGGGATAAGAACCTTCTTTCTGATATTCCCCTGGTCCCGATGATAAGCCCGGACAATCAAAAGCCCGGTGAATTCTCCCTGAGCGCCGGCCACCGGCTGCAAGGAAACGGCATCAAATCCGGAGATTTCCATAAGATATTGCTCCAACTCATACATGATTTGGAGCGAACCTGCGGCAGTGCGGCACGGGGCCAGCGGATGCTGATTTACAAATCCGGGCAGCGAAGCCATTTTATCATTCACCTTGGGATTATACTTCATAGTACACGACCCAAGGGGGTAAAATCCCTTATCGATATGATGGTTCTTTATGGAGAGCCCGATATAATGGCGCACCATCTCGCCTTCCGTCACCTCGGGAAGCGGGGCATCCTGCTCCCGACGATATTTGGCGGGAATCAGATTGAGAAGATCCTTTTCATCACGGCCGGTCGGAGGCAAAGGCGATCCCTCTCGTCCCGGCCGAGACTTTTCATAAATCAAAACCTTGTTGTCCATATTATATCAGCGTTCTATCCGGTTATTTGCCTCCCTCGACAGGGGCGGGGTTTTTGAGCTTCAATATCTGTTTCTGGGCGTAAGCGGTGTCTGGGCTGGCCGGATTATTCTTAATAAACCCCTCAAAAGACTTAATGGCCATGGCGGTATCGCCCTTCTCGCGATAAACGATGGCGGTCATGATTTCGGCGTCGGATGCGATGCTCTGGCCGGGGAATTTCTTCATCACCTCGGCGAAGCGGGCGATTGCTTCTTCATACATTTTGGCCTGCATTTTCATTTCTGCCAGAGCCATCATGGCGCTGTCGCTCCGCCCTTCCTTATTGTCGGGATCGGCGGCAATGACTTTGCCATAATAATTTTCAGCTTCCGCAACCATTCCGCGGTACTGATATTTTTCGCCGATGCGGAAATTGAGTTCCGTGGTTTCCCCGGCCGCTGCCATCCTCAAATAGTAGTTCAGCGTCTGAATATCATTCAAGTAATTATTAACGGTTTCAACAAAATCGGGCCCGGGCAGGAATCCGGCAATGCGGTCGATTTCGGTGCCATCGCTATTGAGGAGGACTATTGTAGGATATGCTTTGACCGAATGCTTCCGCGCAGTGGCTGTATCCACCTCGGCATTTATCCTGGTGAAAACGATATTCCCCGACATGGCGACAACCATCGTATCAACATAAGTCTCGGTATCCAGCTTCTTGCACCAGGTGCACCAGTCGGTATAGAAATCGATCAGGATCTTCTGATTTTTCTCCTGGGCAAGTTTTAGCGCCTGGTCATAACTGGTGGCAAAATCAATTTTCGCCGGGCCAATCGGAACCGGGGCCTCTTTCTTGCCGCAACCGGAAAGCGTAACCAAACTCATTATGATCAATGCCCCGGCTAAAGCGGTCAGAATTCTCAAACTCTTCCTCATTTCCTCTCCAATCATTTAATGAATATTAAATATCCTTATTATACTTATCCCTGCGAGCGGCAGTCTTTAGATGGACGACTTATGCCTCAAAGCTCGCGCAGAGCTTTCACAAGCAACTCTATTTCCTCATCGGTTCTCTTTTCGGTCACAGCAATCAGCAAACCGTCAGTCAAACCCGGATAATATCTTCCGAGATCGATGCCGGGCAGGACACCATATTTATCAATGGCTTTTTCAACCACCTCTTTGGCCGGAACGGGTGTCTTTACGGCCAGTTCCCTGATGAAACTTCCCTTGAAATAGGGAGCGTAACCGGGAATGGCGGAAAGCATATCAGCCACGCGATGGGTTTTATCCATGGAAAGAAGGGCGACTTTTTTCAGGCCCGTCTTCCCCATGAGCGACAGGTAAACGGTGGCGGTTGTGGCGCAAAGAGCCTGATTGGTACAGATATTTGATGTCGCTTTGTCGCGCCGGATATGCTGCTCGCGTGTCTGCAGAGTCAGAACAAAACCGGTCTTGCCTTCTTCGTCGAGCGTCCTGGCGGCAAGACGCCCGGGAATGGAACGCACCAATTCCTTCTTGACGGCGAAAAATCCCAACAGCGGACCGCCGAAATTGAGAGGAATCCCCAGAGGCTGTCCCTCGCCGATGACGATATCGGCTCCGCATGCCGCCGGGGTCTTGAGAAGCGCGGCGGCGATCGGATCGGCGGCGGCAATCAGATATCCGCCGGCTTTATGAATCATCTCCGCGGCCGCTTCAATATCCTCAAGCATTCCTAAAAAATTCGGCTGAGCCAGAAGAACTCCGGCGGTTTGCCCGGTGATAGCATCTTTCAGACGATTGAAATCAGTTACCCCACCGCTTTGAGGAATAAGTACTATCTCGGCGTTCTGGCCGGAAAGGTAGGTTTTAATCACTTCGCGGAAGAAGGGGCTGATTGTCTCGGATATAATGATACGATTTCTCTTGGTACGGGCCAGAACGAGGTGGACCGCTTCGGCGGCGGCGCTGGCGCCGTCATACATCGAGGCATTGGCCACATCCATTCCGGTCAGGCGGCAGATATGAGTCTGAAACTCATAAATCACCTGCAGCGTCCCCTGGGCAACTTCGGCCTGATAGGGGGTGTACGCCGTCACGAATTCGGGACGATTGATTATAGTATCGACTGCGGCAGGAATGAAATGATCATAAACACCGCCGCCGGCAAAAATGACCAGGTCGGAACGATTCTTAATCGAGATGGCCTCAATTTCGCGAACCAATTCCATTTCGGAAAGCGGCTCGGGAAGATTCAGAGGCCTTTTCACGCGAAGATTCTCGGGAATCGGCGCGAATAAATCATCGATATTTTTGGCCCCGACCCTATCCAGCATAATCCGACGATCGTCGTCGGTATTGGGTATGTATGGCATATTAATCTTGGAGCAGAATCCTATTCGACTAGTTTGCGGTATTCCGAGACGGGCAGAAGTTTATCCAATTCGCCGGGGTCGTTCATTTCGATTTTGATCATCCAGCCGCCGCCGTATGGGTCACGGTTGACCGCCATTGGATCATTTTCCAGTTCGGCGTTAATTTCGACGACTTTCCCCGAGACAGGCGAAAAAAGCTCGGAGACGGCCTTGACCGCTTCAATGGTTCCAAAAGGCTGCATCGCTTTGACCACAGTACCGACCGCGGGAAGCTCGACAAAAACGACATCCCCCAACTCTCCCTGGGCGTACTCGGTGACCCCGACTGCGGCGACTTTGCCTTCTACTTTAACCCACTCATGTTCAGCGGTGTATTTTAATTCGGAAGGAAAATTCAAACTGCACCTCCAATGTTATTTATCTCCATTGACAGCCCTAGTTGACTCTGATAAGGCTTCTTTCTTTTCCTCGCTCAGCTTCTGAATAAACGAGGTGTCGAAATTGCCGGCGATGAAATCAGGATGATTGAAAATCCTTTTATGATATCCGATAGTGGTGGGGATACCCTCTATAATAAATTCCTCCAGCGCATATTTCATTTTCTCAATTGCCTGGCGGCGGGTTTGAGCGCGAACGATCAGTTTGGCGATCATCGAATCATAGAAAGGAGGAATGATATATTTGGCATAGGCCGCGGTATCAACTCTGATACCATGTCCGCCGGGTACATGAAACGATGTAATCTCACCCGGAGTCGGGCGGAAATCCTTTTCCGGGTCCTCGGCATTTATGCGGCATTCGATGGCATGCCATTTTAATATGACATCCTCCTGACGATAGCTCAGCTTTTCGCCGGCCGCCACCCGGATCTGTTCTTTCACCAGGTCAATATCGGTGGCTTCTTCGGTAATCGGATGCTCTACCTGAATGCGGGTGTTCATCTCCATGAAATAGAAATTGAGATCGGCATCGACCAGAAACTCGATTGTCCCGGCGCCCAGATATTGAATGTTGGCGGCGCCCAAGACAGCCGTGCGTCCCATGATAGCCCGCATTTCAGGAGTAATGATGGGTGACGGGCATTCCTCAACCAGTTTTTGATGTCTTCTCTGAATACTGCAATCACGCTCGCCGAAATGAATGATATTTCCGAAGGAATCCCCCATTAGCTGTATTTCCACATGATGGGGTCGGACAATAGCTTTCTCGATATAGACATCAGGATTTTTGAAAGCCACTTCGGCTTCAGCCCGGGCCATGGAGAAATTGGTTTCCAATTCGGTCTCATCGAGACAGTAGCGCATTCCCCGCCCGCCGCCGCCTGCCACCGCCTTGACCATAACCGGATAGCCGATTTCGGCGGACACAGAACGTGCTTCATCGATATCTTTTACAATTCCTTCGGAACCGGGGATAACCGGAATACCTGCATTCCGCATCATCTGTTTGGCGATATTCTTATTACCCATTTTCCGGATCATCTCCGGTTTCGGCCCG
This window of the Candidatus Zixiibacteriota bacterium genome carries:
- the pyrR gene encoding bifunctional pyr operon transcriptional regulator/uracil phosphoribosyltransferase PyrR codes for the protein MTKEKIETLMDEKDIARAIIRISHEILEKNSGAETLVLIGILNRGADIAKRVADRIKEIEGIEIPVGLMDINLYRDDVHSKLDQPVIQRTEILFDVVDRNVILVDDVLFTGRTIRAALDQIIDFGRPRSIQLAVLIDRGHRELPIRPDFVGKNIPTSKDDRVLVRLMEKDGQEIVVVAKSGMKKSPSEIKKALKSGKKGGKK
- a CDS encoding energy-coupling factor transporter ATPase is translated as MIKFDHVTYIYPDGTKAIDDLTLTIASGERVALIGNNGSGKTTFALLINGILKPTSGEIRVCGLDPSVEQDSRHLKQIVGMVFQNPDNQLVSTTVEREVAFSLENLNVEQPKIAERVDRSLEFFGLSHMHRWLTSGLSGGEKQKLALAAVMISEPEILVLDEPGSYLDESGKKLLGAAVRKLLEHKSDLTVLRITQYDYVAEEYGRVIVFREGGVLADGSPQEIFSQVALCLSVGLDVPLRYRIKAEIGFPKDKPMVESINQGLAEKPKGISLKSVWFTYGNRKDNALFQGINLSIESNCIYGLVGCSGSGKSTLIQLLAGLLKPDKGTVQYSNFKPGPGAVAISFQHPERQFFLPTVDREIKFAAENLHLPEIDALADDSYRLIGLTREKFAGRDPFTLSGGEKRRLAFGTILSLTPAFIFFDEPTCGLDADGVARFVEMVGKLRSKGIGIIIISHYGNIILQLTDRIIALKDGAIECMTGKKDFFRWHDYSAYLSCPEIISYQNEQLGKWRFLTESELASIIT
- the gcvPB gene encoding aminomethyl-transferring glycine dehydrogenase subunit GcvPB, with the translated sequence MDNKVLIYEKSRPGREGSPLPPTGRDEKDLLNLIPAKYRREQDAPLPEVTEGEMVRHYIGLSIKNHHIDKGFYPLGSCTMKYNPKVNDKMASLPGFVNQHPLAPCRTAAGSLQIMYELEQYLMEISGFDAVSLQPVAGAQGEFTGLLIVRAYHRDQGNIRKKVLIPDSAHGTNPASVTMVGYETVQIKSNENGIISPETVAAAIDSDTAALMLTNPNTLGLFESEIEKIAEIVHKAGALLYMDGANLNAQLGIVRPGKIGFDILHFNLHKTFSTPHGGGGPGAGGVGVVAKLAPFLPVPVIGKNPQENDRLFLDYNRPKSIGRVHTFYGNFANCIRAYTYIRALGAGGLRRVSDNAVLNANYLKALLRNDFDIPYDRTCQHEFVLSCNRQKKAGARALDLAKRLLDYGFHAPTVYFPLIVPEAFMIEPTETESRETLEAFARALIAIAGEAQSDPEKLHHAPFTTPVRRLDEVKAARELDVCHKG
- a CDS encoding thioredoxin domain-containing protein; amino-acid sequence: MRKSLRILTALAGALIIMSLVTLSGCGKKEAPVPIGPAKIDFATSYDQALKLAQEKNQKILIDFYTDWCTWCKKLDTETYVDTMVVAMSGNIVFTRINAEVDTATARKHSVKAYPTIVLLNSDGTEIDRIAGFLPGPDFVETVNNYLNDIQTLNYYLRMAAAGETTELNFRIGEKYQYRGMVAEAENYYGKVIAADPDNKEGRSDSAMMALAEMKMQAKMYEEAIARFAEVMKKFPGQSIASDAEIMTAIVYREKGDTAMAIKSFEGFIKNNPASPDTAYAQKQILKLKNPAPVEGGK
- the gcvPA gene encoding aminomethyl-transferring glycine dehydrogenase subunit GcvPA yields the protein MPYIPNTDDDRRIMLDRVGAKNIDDLFAPIPENLRVKRPLNLPEPLSEMELVREIEAISIKNRSDLVIFAGGGVYDHFIPAAVDTIINRPEFVTAYTPYQAEVAQGTLQVIYEFQTHICRLTGMDVANASMYDGASAAAEAVHLVLARTKRNRIIISETISPFFREVIKTYLSGQNAEIVLIPQSGGVTDFNRLKDAITGQTAGVLLAQPNFLGMLEDIEAAAEMIHKAGGYLIAAADPIAAALLKTPAACGADIVIGEGQPLGIPLNFGGPLLGFFAVKKELVRSIPGRLAARTLDEEGKTGFVLTLQTREQHIRRDKATSNICTNQALCATTATVYLSLMGKTGLKKVALLSMDKTHRVADMLSAIPGYAPYFKGSFIRELAVKTPVPAKEVVEKAIDKYGVLPGIDLGRYYPGLTDGLLIAVTEKRTDEEIELLVKALREL
- the gcvH gene encoding glycine cleavage system protein GcvH, with protein sequence MNFPSELKYTAEHEWVKVEGKVAAVGVTEYAQGELGDVVFVELPAVGTVVKAMQPFGTIEAVKAVSELFSPVSGKVVEINAELENDPMAVNRDPYGGGWMIKIEMNDPGELDKLLPVSEYRKLVE
- the accC gene encoding acetyl-CoA carboxylase biotin carboxylase subunit, yielding MFNKILIANRGEIALRVIRACRELGIKTVAVYSEADRASLHVRFADEDVCIGPAPSASSYLDAKRIISAAEVTNADAIHPGYGFLAENADFAEICESCGITFIGPKPEMIRKMGNKNIAKQMMRNAGIPVIPGSEGIVKDIDEARSVSAEIGYPVMVKAVAGGGGRGMRYCLDETELETNFSMARAEAEVAFKNPDVYIEKAIVRPHHVEIQLMGDSFGNIIHFGERDCSIQRRHQKLVEECPSPIITPEMRAIMGRTAVLGAANIQYLGAGTIEFLVDADLNFYFMEMNTRIQVEHPITEEATDIDLVKEQIRVAAGEKLSYRQEDVILKWHAIECRINAEDPEKDFRPTPGEITSFHVPGGHGIRVDTAAYAKYIIPPFYDSMIAKLIVRAQTRRQAIEKMKYALEEFIIEGIPTTIGYHKRIFNHPDFIAGNFDTSFIQKLSEEKKEALSESTRAVNGDK